A region of Paraburkholderia sp. BL23I1N1 DNA encodes the following proteins:
- a CDS encoding biotin-independent malonate decarboxylase subunit beta, with protein MNAVATVHSAPLLRESFIELPARERARSLLDAGTFRELLGPFDKIESPWLPLQGVVCQADDGCVIARGTIDGEPAVVAAIESAFQGGSIGEVSGSKIAAALEMALRDCERGKIVRPVVLFETGGVRLQEANLGLAVIAEVQAAIVALRRHVPVVGVIAGMVGCFGGMSLAAALCSYLVVTKQGRLGMNGPEVIEQEAGIDELDASDRRRVWQLIGGEQRTATALADQLVDDDADAVRAAVRSAFIQGLPTAHRSEQVDTFLDRLARIDPASVTPETMREVYNPHAQNNARKEQA; from the coding sequence ATGAACGCTGTCGCCACCGTCCATTCCGCGCCGCTGCTGCGCGAAAGCTTCATTGAACTGCCCGCGCGCGAACGCGCCCGCTCGCTGCTCGACGCGGGCACGTTCCGCGAACTGCTCGGACCGTTCGACAAGATCGAATCGCCGTGGTTGCCATTGCAAGGCGTCGTCTGCCAGGCCGATGACGGATGCGTGATCGCGCGCGGCACCATCGACGGCGAGCCGGCCGTGGTCGCCGCGATCGAGTCCGCGTTCCAGGGTGGCAGCATCGGCGAAGTCTCGGGCAGCAAGATCGCCGCCGCGCTGGAGATGGCCTTGCGCGACTGCGAACGAGGCAAGATCGTCCGCCCTGTCGTGTTGTTCGAAACCGGCGGCGTGCGGCTTCAGGAAGCCAACCTCGGCCTCGCGGTGATCGCCGAGGTTCAGGCCGCGATCGTTGCGTTGCGCCGGCATGTGCCGGTCGTCGGCGTGATTGCGGGAATGGTCGGTTGCTTTGGCGGCATGTCGCTGGCGGCGGCCTTGTGTTCGTATCTCGTCGTGACGAAGCAAGGACGGCTTGGCATGAACGGCCCTGAAGTGATCGAACAGGAAGCCGGTATCGACGAACTCGACGCGAGCGATCGGCGCCGCGTGTGGCAGTTGATCGGCGGCGAACAACGGACTGCGACCGCGCTCGCCGATCAACTGGTCGACGACGATGCAGACGCAGTGCGTGCCGCCGTGCGTTCGGCATTCATTCAAGGACTGCCAACTGCGCATCGCAGCGAACAGGTCGACACTTTTCTTGACCGCCTCGCGCGGATCGACCCGGCCAGCGTCACGCCGGAAACGATGCGTGAGGTGTACAACCCGCATGCGCAGAACAACGCGCGCAAGGAGCAGGCATGA
- the mdcE gene encoding biotin-independent malonate decarboxylase subunit gamma, with product MSDTTLSRGARWFHALAGEPSGKAPVWSGDASLGGETARFIAVVPDPGNRFPRATDNVVGLEQGWQLARAVREAIEHDEASGTRRPIVAIVDVKSQAYGYREEMLGIHLACAAAIDAYASARDAGHPVIALIVGPAMSGAFLAHGYQANRIVALDAPGTMVHAMGKEAAARVTRRTVEALDALGETIVPMSYSMTSFAKLGLLDQLIENVDADAPDAAQIERVRQVLTEQIRSARDGSRGLSHRLESAAAHKNRAASIQVRRRLAEQWDAV from the coding sequence ATGAGCGATACCACTCTCAGCCGCGGCGCACGCTGGTTCCACGCACTGGCCGGCGAACCGTCCGGTAAAGCGCCCGTATGGAGCGGCGATGCGTCGCTCGGCGGCGAGACCGCGCGCTTCATCGCGGTCGTCCCTGATCCCGGCAACCGCTTTCCCCGCGCGACCGATAACGTCGTCGGACTCGAGCAAGGCTGGCAGCTCGCGCGTGCTGTACGCGAGGCCATCGAGCATGACGAAGCGAGCGGTACGCGCCGCCCGATCGTCGCGATCGTCGATGTCAAAAGCCAGGCGTACGGCTACCGCGAAGAGATGCTCGGCATTCACCTCGCCTGCGCCGCCGCGATCGATGCCTATGCATCGGCGCGCGACGCCGGGCATCCCGTGATCGCGCTGATCGTCGGGCCGGCCATGTCGGGCGCGTTCCTCGCGCATGGCTATCAGGCCAACCGGATCGTCGCACTCGACGCGCCCGGCACGATGGTCCACGCAATGGGCAAGGAAGCGGCTGCCCGGGTCACGCGGCGCACCGTCGAAGCACTGGATGCGCTCGGCGAAACCATCGTGCCGATGTCGTACTCGATGACGTCGTTTGCCAAACTCGGCCTGCTCGATCAGCTGATTGAAAACGTCGATGCCGATGCGCCGGACGCCGCACAAATCGAGCGCGTGCGTCAGGTGTTGACCGAGCAGATTCGCAGCGCACGTGACGGCAGCCGCGGTTTGTCGCATCGTCTGGAATCGGCTGCGGCTCACAAGAATCGCGCGGCTTCGATCCAAGTGCGACGGCGTCTCGCCGAACAATGGGACGCCGTGTAA
- a CDS encoding malonate decarboxylase holo-ACP synthase — MQICAARPFAADHASSREARWRPHDLLRLNHLRQFDGEPAWIHESFERAPYAVVRRAPAADGFVAIGLRGVERSQRYGTWAHLDDIESLVPPEALARHSPLAERNALPAFAALAALQRDAVGALTGFVWGPTGSTGFELTTQVPTVTLSSDLDLLIRAPEKISHDTAMQLLNHLQAIAHRVGIRVDAQLETPAGGIALVEWATSKARVMARHARGPQLVIDPWAPAHGDA, encoded by the coding sequence ATGCAGATCTGCGCAGCGCGGCCGTTTGCCGCCGATCACGCATCGTCGCGCGAAGCGCGTTGGCGGCCGCACGATCTGCTGCGCTTGAACCATTTGCGGCAGTTTGACGGCGAACCGGCATGGATTCACGAGTCGTTCGAACGCGCACCGTATGCGGTCGTAAGACGCGCGCCGGCCGCTGACGGCTTCGTGGCGATCGGTTTGCGCGGTGTCGAACGATCCCAGCGTTACGGCACGTGGGCGCATCTGGACGATATAGAAAGCCTCGTGCCGCCGGAAGCGTTAGCGCGGCACAGCCCGCTTGCGGAGCGCAATGCGTTACCTGCGTTCGCAGCGCTTGCCGCATTACAACGCGACGCGGTCGGCGCATTGACTGGATTCGTCTGGGGACCAACCGGCAGCACAGGTTTCGAACTGACCACTCAGGTGCCCACCGTCACGTTGTCGAGCGATCTCGATCTGCTGATCCGCGCGCCGGAAAAAATCTCGCACGACACAGCCATGCAGTTGCTGAATCATCTGCAAGCAATCGCACACCGCGTCGGCATTCGCGTGGACGCACAATTGGAAACACCTGCAGGCGGCATTGCGCTCGTCGAGTGGGCAACGAGCAAAGCACGCGTGATGGCGCGCCACGCTCGGGGTCCCCAGTTGGTTATCGATCCGTGGGCGCCCGCTCACGGCGATGCCTGA